One genomic window of Mercenaria mercenaria strain notata chromosome 2, MADL_Memer_1, whole genome shotgun sequence includes the following:
- the LOC123562302 gene encoding uncharacterized protein LOC123562302, whose product MRDLTKLSDAMDSKLKDKVMSKVKDAAGGARQMSASDISNMGDMVKDMNVREMKNLDASAVRSSLSTFSDNAKDMNRAQKMQLRKTVRDSVGGAGNWTSDDVVNAAAFIGRDRDLMKKIDKDVLISGMTNLSKQDMDPKSARTMVSKIKESADYDEPRDFDTSKFKEVGNLAKGFSPRFVKNMTNVDFGSLLSSGDLKDIDFSENFLLYGYVDF is encoded by the exons ATGCGTGACCTGACGAAGCTTTCAGATGCCATGGACAGTAAATTAAAGGACAAGgtaatgtcaaaggtcaaggacgcCGCTGGCGGCGCCCGACAGATGTCCGCCTCGGACATCAGCAATATGGGTGATATGGTGAAAGACATGAACGTCAGGGAGATGAAAAATTTGGACGCTTCTGCT GTTCGAAGCAGTTTGAGTACATTCAGCGACAATGCTAAAGATATGAACCGTGCTCAGAAAATGCAGTTGAGAAAAACTGTGCGAGACAGCGTGGGCGGGGCCGGCAACTGGACATCTGATGACGTTGTCAA TGCAGCAGCTTTCATTGGACGGGACAGGGACCTTATGAAGAAAATCGACAAAGATGTACTGATATCTGGTATGACAAACCTTAGCAAACAAGACATGGATCCAAAAAGT GCACGGACCATGGTGTCAAAGATCAAGGAGTCCGCCGACTACGACGAGCCTCGAGATTTTGACACAAGCAAATTCAAGGAGGTTGGAAATCTGGCTAAAGGTTTCTCACCACGGTTTGTAAAGAACATGACAAATGTTGACTTCGGCTCACTTCTGAGCTCTGGCGATTTGAAGGACATTGACTTTTCAGAAAAC TTTCTTCTTTATGGATATGTTGACTTTTGA
- the LOC123562303 gene encoding uncharacterized protein LOC123562303: MKMFPQVESATGGLGGNLEKMGSLLQKVPVKKLKALSDGDFGDMSGQTERKLNCSKDTCPELYKRVNNTIGQPGIKNANYTMTVFRNLGKVMCGMSVDDLKMIPATKMLEDIAGHLISLACLSDKQERILAEKLKYRLGLFSGNPRTVVSQDIKKFGGLLKHFDTDDLDSLGKSVCGDISLELGSADLSNVKSDDLKKLSKYAQECVNNTKDELSSDDMTAMGDLACGLSTDRVDDIADDAMQDVVNNVQSKCAQFSTKERKTWADKSMKKLNVKKSKIADADEVTLTQLGTFVAELGSSDLDKISNDVMSSIGSDIVDEFKDKKEELEKRDQKGFGNDVKDTDRKDSDEKEKKVYERLITAFKDTSRRRRKRSVSSLSCDDMQLLGSGVTALTTSEIEAMADSDFLDCASFLGGYSTWSTDQLSSLLTVATRAGTFSTATGWSADQVTDAGIITQGLTYSEIESLTDLTLDAMSSIGQHEGWSETQLGSGFSRWLDLNKGNDASAVTSSELIALGHFACGATTSHIGSMSSTEYSFAASYIGALTSCTESQLEAFADLAETAFGSISSWDTSVVSTVGAVIGGLTSNEISTLTTSQIAAIDPTSIAQIPSTSFVGFTVDQISSFSVAQAQSTTSDQQSGLSTAKLDALVAAGGTVESSAVAIQTPLLVLLLAALLSIVFNF; encoded by the exons atgaaaatgtttccaCAGGTGGAATCAGCAACTGGTGGACTTGGAGGAAATCTGGAAAAGATGGGAAGTCTGCTGCAGAAAGTCCCTGTCAAGAAACTGAAGGCATTGTCAGATGGAGACTTTGGAGATATGTCAGGTCAGACGGAAAGGAAACTGAACTGCAGTAAAGATACA TGTCCCGAATTGTACAAGCGTGTTAACAATACCATTGGTCAGCCAGGCATCAAAAACGCTAATTACACGATGACAGTGTTCCGAAACCTTGGAAAAGTCATGTGCGGAATGTCTGTGGACGATCTGAAAATGATACCAGCAACAAAGATGCTAGAGGATATTGCGGGCCACTTGATCAGCTTAGCATGTCTCTCAGACAAACAG GAAAGAATTTTGGCCGAGAAGCTGAAGTACCGACTTGGTTTGTTCAGTGGAAATCCGCGCACCGTTGTATCCCAGGATATTAAGAAATTCGGAGGACTGCTTAAACACTTCGA CACCGATGATCTAGATAGCCTGGGAAAGAGTGTGTGTGGAGATATTTCACTAGAACTGGGATCTGCTGATCTGTCAAACGTTAAAAGTGACGATctcaaaaaactttcaaaatatgcCCAAGAATGTGTG AATAATACTAAGGATGAATTGAGCAGTGACGATATGACTGCTATGGGTGACCTCGCCTGCGGTTTGAGCACTGACCGAGTCGATGACATTGCCGACGACGCCATGCAAGACGTCGTGAACAATGTGCAGAGCAAATGTGCACAGTTCAGCACCAAAGAGAGGAAAACATGGGCAGATAAATCgatgaaaaaattaaatgt GAAAAAGAGCAAGATAGCGGACGCTGATGAGGTGACCTTGACACAGCTAGGAACCTTTGTGGCCGAACTGGGCTCTTCAGATCTTGACAAAATATCTAAC GATGTTATGTCAAGCATTGGGTCGGACATCGTCGATGAGTTCAAAGACAAAAAAGAAGAACTTGAGAAACGTGACCAAAAGGGCTTTGGGAATGACGTTAAAGATACAGATCGAAAGGACAGCGATGAAAAAGAGAAGAAAGTGTATGAGAGACTTATCACAGCGTTCAAGGATACCTCAAGGAGGAGGAGAAAACGCTCAG TGTCATCATTATCATGTGACGACATGCAATTATTGGGCTCTGGCGTCACTGCTTTAACCACTAGCGAGATTGAGGCTATGGCAGACTCGGATTTCCTAGACTGTGCCAGTTTTCTAGGAGGATATTCTACATGGAGTACCGACCAGCTGTCGTCTCTCCTTACTGTTGCAACACGTGCTGGG ACATTTAGTACCGCCACTGGGTGGTCGGCCGATCAAGTTACCGACGCCGGCATAATCACTCAAGGTCTCACTTACTCCGAGATCGAGTCTCTCACTGATCTCACTTTGGATGCCATGTCTTCCATTGGACAGCACGAGGGTTGGAGCGAAACACAG CTTGGATCCGGATTTTCTCGTTGGTTAGATTTGAACAAGGGAAATGACGCCTCTGCTGTGACGTCAAGTGAACTTATTGCACTAGGACATTTTGCTTGTGGTGCGACGACCAGCCATATCGGAAGTATGTCTAGTACCGAATACAG CTTTGCAGCAAGCTATATAGGAGCGCTAACAAGTTGTACAGAGAGCCAGCTAGAAGCTTTTGCCGACCTCGCAGAGACAGCTTTCGGTTCAATCTCCTCCTGGGATACGTCCGTGGTCTCTACTGTCGGAGCTGTGATTGGTGGTCTCACATCCAATGAAATAAGCACACTTACAACCTCCCAGATTGCCGCCATTGACCCTACAAGTATTGCTCAGATACCATCAACATCATTTGTCGGATTTACTGTGGACCAGATCTCAAGTTTCAGCGTTGCGCAAGCACAGTCCACAACTTCAGACCAGCAGTCCGGCCTCTCAACGGCAAAACTTGATGCACTTGTAGCTGCCGGTGGTACCGTGGAGTCTTCAGCTGTGGCGATCCAGACTCCTTTACTTGTTTTACTGCTTGCTGCTCTTCTGTCAATAGTTTTTAATTTCTAA
- the LOC123562849 gene encoding perlucin-like: MMKLWIISVYVVSVVYGQCPNGWIHHDTSCYRLRSDTETWINAKNVCELDKAYLAEIGDERENTFIHGLITDNLNVWLGGTDLSTEGEWIWINSHSDMTYTKWRPTEPNNSAHDENCLEMDKNGLWNDRPCHYVQKYVCEKALSDQEIVG, from the exons atgATGAAACTTTGGATTATTTCTGTTTACgttg TAAGTGTTGTATATGGCCAGTGTCCTAATGGTTGGATACATCACGATACGTCCTGTTACAGACTCCGGTCGGACACAGAAACTTGGATAAATGCCAAG AACGTTTGTGAACTCGACAAAGCATATTTAGCGGAGATCGGAGATGAAAGAGAAAATACATTTATCCATGGGCTGATAACTG ATAACTTGAACGTATGGCTTGGTGGAACCGACTTATCAACTGAAGGCGAATGGATATGGATAAATTCCCACTCGGATATGACGTACACAAAATGGCGTCCTACCGAACCAAATAATTCTGCGCATGACGAAAACTGTCTTGAAATGGATAAAAACGGACTTTGGAATGACAGACCATGCCATTATGTCCAGAAATATGTATGCGAGAAAGCATTGTC AGACCAAGAAATCGTCGGCTAA